The genomic region GAAGTATCGCGCCGAAGCCCTGATTGCAATAGCTCCCAAACTGCCAGAAACTTTGTTACCTGAAGCTCTCAAAGCTGCCCAAGCCTTTGAGAATGAGGAGTATCGCGCCGAAGCCCTGATTGCAATAGCTCCCAAACTGCCAGAAACTTTGTTACCCGAAGCCCTCAAAGCTGCCCAAGCCTTTGAGAATGAGGAGTATCGCGCCAAAGTCCTGAGTGCAATAGCTACCAAACTGCCAGAAAATTTGTTACCCGAAGCCCTCAAAGCTGCCCAAGCCTTTGAGTATGAGCGGTATCGCGCCCAAGCCCTGAGTGCAATAGCTACCAAACTGCCAGAAAATTTGTTACCCGAAGCCCTCAAAGCTGCCCAAGCCATTGAGGAAGAGTACAATCGCGCCGAAGCCCTGAGAGCTTTAGCTCCCCATCTGTCACAGATGCCAGAAGTTAAACTTTTTTCCCTCTGGAAAGATACACTCCACTCTCTATCTCTCCGCACTCGCCCAAACTTGTTGAGAGACTTGGCAGAGTTAGAGCCAGTAATCTTTGCTTTAGGTGGTGAAGCAGTACTGGAAGACCTTTTTCATGCTATTCAGGATGTAGCTAAATGGTGGCGTTGAGGCACATCCACACCAATGCTATATTCGCCTGCAAAATGCTCCGATTAATTATATTGATAAACTACGATCGCATCCAGAAAAGACGATCGCACCCACAGAATCAGCCATCATTAAGGGCAAATGGGTATTGCTGCGAAACTTTTCCCAACGTGCGATCGCTTTCTCTTGTTGAGTTTGCTCTGGAAAAGGCGATCGCACCAAATCGACTAATGCTAATCATAAAAGGTGAATGTTTACTCTTTTTTTACTTGTAATCTCCTAAAACATCAATTACTTACTGATTAACTCAATAAACTCATTAACTACCGCCTCTGGATCGCGATCGCACAATTTTGAACTTCTTTGAGTTTAGCTTGGCTGAAATCACTACCGAAAATTTTGACTTCAGCTATTTTACCTGTCATAGAACTGGCAAAGGTTTCGTTTGCTTGTTGAATTTTAGTTTTTAATTCTGGCTGTTCATTTATTCTTGATGCTTCCATTTGTCTAGGAACTTCTTTAAATTACAAAAGCCACCTTAATTGCAAGATGGCTATGGCGAGTTTGAAACAATTACATCTAAAAACAGTGATATTATGCTGGTGACGAGAGGCTAAAACCCTTATAAATGCGTGTACCAATTTTGTACCACTGTGTACCAGTGAAAACGGCTGGAGGTATGGGCGGTACTGGACTCGAACCAGTGACATCCTGCTTGTAAGGCAGGCGCTCTACCAACTGAGCTAACCGCCCGTTTTCAGCGCACAATTACATATAGTAGCAGACTATTTTTAAAATGCCAAGTGGTGGAACGCACGATCGCATAACTTTATGGAGTTTACCTGTTGTCGCGGGTTTCACGTTCGGACAGACGCAGAGTGGGAACCTGACTTTGCTTGTGTCAGGCGGGTTTCTGTTCGGGGGACTGATGTTTGGGCCGGATTTGGATATCTACTCGCGGCAGTTCCAACGCTGGGGTTGGTTGCGCTGGATATGGATTCCTTATCAAAGAAGCCTGCGCCATCGGTCTTTTTTATCGCATGGGCCAATTATCGGTACGGCGTTGCGATCGGTCTATCTTATCTGTGGCATAGTTGCGCTGGGGTCGGTTTTGTGCTTGGTGGCGGAATGGTTGGGAGTGGCGATCGCCAGTTGGCAGGAACTCGCTAAGTTAGTTTTGGCTTCCCTTGTGCAACACTATAACGAGTGGATCGCTTTGTATATCGGTTTAGAATTGGGAGCGATGAGCCATTCTTTATCCGATTGGAGCGGTTCTGCTTACAAGCGCTTTAAAAGTGGTGGGTTAAAGGCTATCATGCCTAAGAGGAAGAAGGGCAGGCGGAAATCTTCGCCAGTGAGGGTGAAGAAACGAACCGCCAAGACGCAGAGAACGCAGAGGAAAGATGGCTGAAGATTCTAGTTTAGCAGCATTGCAAAGGTTAATTGATGTGGTGGCGAAGTTGCGATCGCCTGATGGTGGCTGTCCGTGGGATTTGGCCCAAACGCCCCAATCTCTGATTCCTTATGTGATCGAAGAAGCTTACGAGGTGGTGGATGCGATTCGCGGTGGGGATAAGGATGCGATCGCAGAAGAATTGGGAGATTTACTATTACAAGTAGTATTGCAAGCTCAAATTGCTAGCGATTGCGGTCAATTTAGTTTAACTGAAGTTGCTGAAGGGATTACAGAAAAACTGATTCGCAGACATCCTCATGTGTTTGGCGATGTGCAAGTTGAAAGTGCGGAAGAAGTACGTCAAAATTGGGAAGAAATTAAAGCCGCAGAAAAAGGTGAAGCGACGGACGCACCGCAGTTACTAAGTTCTAAGTTAAGTCGCTATGGGCGAACTTTGCCACCGTTGATGGCGGGAATGAAAATTTCTCAAAAAGCTGCTGCTGCTGGGTTTGAATGGCCGAATATTGAAGGTGTTTGGGATAAATTTAAGGAAGAATTGGCAGAATTAAAACACGCGGTCGGACATGAAGAAAAACGGAGGCAAGAAGAAGAATTAGGGGATTTGCTGTTTGTAATAATTAACCTGGCGCGTTGGTATGACCTCGATCCTTCAGCCGCTTTGCAGGGAACAAACGAGCGATTTATTCAGCGCATCATCAAAATGGAAATAGCAGCCGATCGTCCTCTTTCCGATTATACTTTAGATGAATTGGAACAACTTTGGCAACAAGCAAAAGCGAAACTTGCGAAAAATACTAAATAGTCATGAGAGCCAAATTATAGCAAACTCTTTCATGGTCTTTCGGGTTAGGCGTGGAAAATGTTTGTATATGCTACAGATTATGTGGGATGGTCGGTTACAGCACGGGAAGTAAATTATCGATCGAAAATGCTCAAATTATCGCCCGTGCCTAACCCATCCTACGATTAGATAAGTTTATATTATTACTAAAGACTTCTTCCCCTAGCCCCTAATCCCTAGCTCCTAGCCCCTAGCTATAGTTTATGAGAAACTGGAGGTGTGCTTAACCATATCCCGATAATAACCGACAACCTCTTTAGTTTCGCCGATACACTTCACCTGTCCTTTGTCCAGCCAAAGCACGCGATCGCAAGTTTGCTCGATCAAATCCAGTTCGTGAGATACTAATAAAACAGTCGCATTCGCATCCCAGAACTTTTGCAGACGCTGTTTGCATTTATTTTTAAAGCGTTGGTCTCCGACCGCTAAAACTTCATCGAGAATGAGAATATCAGGATGTACATCGGTAGCGATCGCAAATCCCAACCGCGATACCATCCCCGAAGACAAAGCTTTGACCGGCACATAAGCATAATCTTCCAGTTCTGCAAACTCTAAAATAGGTTTGACCCGTTCTCGCATCTCTCGTCTGGAAAACCCCAGCATCACCCCATAAAACACAATATTATCCAGCACAGATATTTCTGGGTCAAACCCCGCTTCCAACTCGATCAGGGGTGCAATTTTACCCCATATTCGCACAGAACCGGAAGTTGGCTGCAATATACCGCAGACTAGCTTCAGCAAGGTGGATTTACCTGCGCCATTTCCACCAATAATTCCCAATTTCTCCCCTGCTTCTACAAACAGATCTACCCGATCCAGCACCAAATTCTTCGCAGGCTGACGGTACTTGCCTTCCAGAAAAGATAAAATTGTTTTCTTCAAGTCATAAGAAAATTCCTCTTGCGTCCGTCGCCACAGGGACACTTGTTCCAGACAAATCGCGTACATCTACAACAAATCCATGAACTGGTGCTGCCAGCTATCAAATAATTTCCATCCTACAGCCAAAACCACCAGGCTACTGAGCAAAGAGCTGCCTATTAAGGCAAAATTAGGAGAATGGCCTGACAAAGCGATCTGACGAATGCTTTCAATGATTAAGGCTATAGGGTTAAAGACCAAGAACGGACGGATAGTGGCGGGTACGATCGCCGCCGGATAAAACACCGGAGAGCCAAACCACAGGATAGACACCACTAACTCATAAAAGTAAGGCAAATCGCGAAAGAACACAAACAGGGCACTGACGATAAATCCGATACCAGTACACAAGCAAGCCAAAGACAGCAACGGTAACAGCAAAGCGACCACATTAAGTAAACTCTTGGATGTGATCAATGTGGCGATCGCCAGTATTGGCAAGCAAGCGCTGCTAAACTGAAACACATTCGCCGCAATCATCGACATCGGAAAAACGTTTATCGGTAGGCGAATCTTGTTCAAAAGCGCCCCATTGCTTACCAAACTCGGCAAGGCTTGGGTGGTAGAAGCTGAAAAAAAGTTGATCGCGACTAACCCTACAAACACATCCAGCATATATTTGAACAGGGAGTTATGATAGTAGGACGCAAAAGCCATGCCAAAAATCGCCGTATATCCACCCGTCATCATCACGGGATTTAACAGCGACCAATACACTCCCAAGATAGAACCGCGATAACGCACCTTTAGGTTGCGCGTTACCAAGACCTGTAATAATTCCAGATATCGAATCAGATCGTTAGCAGAACTCGAATCTAAAAATTTGAATGTTTTACTTACTCCCACCACACTACCCTGCGAACGAAGCTAGTTAGTTGTACTAACCTTGAAACTATACGCTGCAAGTTAAATAATGTCCATGACCACCTCGCAAATTGCCTCGTCTTCCCTAACTTCGATCGCTCAACAAACCCGCCAAGCAGCGCGACGGCTGGCGGTGCTTTCCGCTGAGGTAAAAAATGAAGCGATCGAAGCTGTGGCCCAAGCCTTAGAGTCTGCAACTCCGGAAATTTTGGCAGCGAATGCAGCAGACTGCGAAGCGGCTGTGGCAGCTAATATTGCCAAACCGCTGATCGCGCGGCTAAAGTTAGATGAAACTAAGCTTAAGGCTGCGATCGCAGGCGTGCGAGATGTGGGGCGTTTGCCAGACCCCATAGGCGTTGTGGATATTCACCGCGAACTCGATGAAAAACTGATCCTCAAGCGCATTAGCTGTCCTCTGGGGGTTTTGGGCGTCATTTTTGAGGCGCGTCCCGATGCGGTGATGCAAATAACGAGTTTAGCCATCAAATCGGGTAACGGCGTTATTCTCAAAGGCGGACAAGAAGCCGTTCGCACCTGTCAAGCTTTGGTAAGGGCAATTCATTTGGAATTGGGATATACGGAAGTTTCCCCAGCAGCAGTGCAATTGCTAACTACGAGAGAAGAAACTCTGGCAATGCTGAAGTTGGATGAATATATAGATCTGATTATTCCCAGAGGTTCCAATTCGTTTGTCAGATTTGTGCAGGAAAATACCCGCATTCCAGTCCTGGGTCATGCAGAGGGAATTTGCCATATATATATAGATGAAGCGGCAGATATCGTGAAGGCAGTAAATATTACAGTTGACGCCAAAACCCAGTATGCAGCTGCTTGCAATGCGATCGAAACTTTGTTAGTTCACAAATCAGTAGCCCGAGATTTCCTGCCTTTGGTGGCGGCGGCTTTGCAAACTCGTCATGTCGAATTGCGCGGCGATGAAGCCACCCGCAAAATTTTAAAAATATCTCCAGCGACAGAGGCAGATTGGGCAACAGAATACACTGATTTGATTTTATCGATCAAAATAGTCGATTCTCTGGAAGATGCGATCGCTCACATCCACAAATACGGTTCCAAACATACCGAAGCCATAGTCACCGAAAATTCATCCACCGCCGCGACATTTCTCGCCCAAGTTGACGCTGCCGGAGTCTATCATAACTGTTCCACTCGCTTTGCCGATGGCTTCCGCTACGGCTTCGGTGCAGAAGTAGGAATTAGCACCCAAAAAATGCCACCGAGAGGCCCTGTTGGATTGGAAGGTTTGGTAACTTATAAGTATCAAGTTGTCGGCGACGGTCATGTTGTCGCCACTTACGCCGGTAAAGATGCCAAACCTTTTACGCATCGAGATCTGTAATTGGTAATTAACACAAGTTGCTAGTTATTTGCTTTCTGGGTATGTTGTTGGGCTCATATCCTTGTTATCCCTCGAATCAGGGGGCTAAAGCCCAACTACGTACCTAATTTAAGCTTGAATAATGTAACTAGCAACTTGCGATAATATCATGTCCGGTTGCATCGGTAGCGTCAAAAAGAGAGCGCTCACATCTGTGTTCATCTGTGGTTAAATTTTCACCCACGATTCGTGCAGACAATCCTTAACATCATTCTTACAGTACCGATGCTACCGGACACGATATAATTAGTCATCGGTCATTTGCTTTCCCACAAATAATAAATGTCTGATGGCTAATAAGTACAATTCTAAAGAATACTGAAGATTTAATCTCACAAACATTTAGGAGTGAGGAGAAAATTTCTTCCGACGCCCTAATCCCTAACCCCTAATCCCTAACCCCTAATTATGGATTGCATTCACGTTACTGGAATTAGTTGCTACGGTTACACTGGCTACCTACAAGAAGAACAGGTACTGGGACAGTGGTTTGAAGTGGATCTTACTTTATGGCTGGATTTGTCAAAAGCAGCTAAAAGCGATGCGATCGAAGATACCCACGATTATCGCAGCACGATCGAAACAGTAAAGCATTTGGTGAAGTCATCTAAGTTTGCATTAATCGAAAAGTTAGCCGAGACGATCGCATCCACTATCCTGGAAACTGAGAAGGTAACGCAAGTTCGAGTTAAGGTGACAAAGCCCTCAGCCCCGATTCCCGACTTTGGCGGTAAGATCGCAATCGATATTACCAGGGGAAAACCGCAGTAACTTTAGCAAGAAGGGAAAAACAGTGCCATTTCGCATATTGAGTTTAGACGGCGGGGGTATTCGCGGCGTTATCCCTACCGTTATTCTTGAGGAAGTAGAAAAATTAATCGATCGCCCTTTAAATCAGTACTTCGATTTGATTGCAGGGACTTCCACTGGGTCGATTTTAGCAGCTGCGATCGCCACAGGACGAAGAAGCCGGGAAATCCTCGAACTCTACAGGCAAAAAGGCAAAATTATCTTCCCCTACACCAGTCGTTGGTCACCTCAGCGACTAAAATTGCTGTTGGAATACGGTTTCTCAGCGCCTAAATTTTCCGATCGAGGTTTGATTAACGCTTTGAAAGAGCAGTTCGGTAACACGAAGCTGTCTGACATCGACACATCGCCACGATTGTTAATTACCGCCTACGACACGATCGATCGACAAACGATCGTTTTCAAAAGCTGGCAAAAATACAAACCTTGGATAGATGCTCCCTTGTGGGAACTGTGTGTTTCTTCCTCCGCTGCACCAACTTATTTCCCCGCACATTTACTGAAAACTCAAGACAAAGACTACTCCCTCATTGACGGCGGCGTTGGAGCGAACAATCCTACCGCCTGCGCCGTTGCAGAAGCACTCCGCCTAGATAATCCCGTCAGGGAAATTTCTGTTCTCTCCATTGGTACGGGGAATTCAACTAATTCAATTCCCTTTGCACAAGTTCGCGCCTGGGGAATAGGAAATTGGATATGGGGAGGACGCTTGATAGAAGTATTATTCGATGCTTCCGCCGACATTAACGATTATATTACTCGCCAAGTAATGAGTCCTCCAGAACTTGGCGGTAGAGCGTCTACTCGTTACCTGCGCCTGCAACCTACCATCAAGAAAGATATGATAGATGACGCCACAGAGCAAAATATTTCCAGGTTAATAGAGTTGACACAAAACTATATGCAGCCGAATCGAGAAGTACTCAAAAACTTCTTACAACAAAACTTTTCTTAACAGATGACTCCCTGACCGCCGTAAGATTATCGATCGCAAGTTACCTGTTGTTCTTTTCTCCCCCACTCTCCCGCTCTCCCACTCCCCCCAAAGCATACATATTCTTTGCGCGGTCAGGGAGTAGCGCTGAGTGCTGTCACCCACCATCACCATCATCTGTAAAAAAAATGAACATTTTTCACCATAAAAAATCTCGCCTAAATTTATCGCTACAGACTTCGATCGGAGCGAGATGAACCTGTATCGACGTATTGAAGCATTGAATATGAGGGCTGATTACGCTCGCTACAAGGAGGCGTAATCCGTAATGGAATACCTCTGTTATCCCTAATCGGCATAGTAATCTGACCCCCATTAGCTGGTAACGTAATTCTGATACTGATATCCCATTTAGGTGCGGATCTGCACCAGTTTCCCCACACTACTAATGCGAATAAAGAATCATTAGGCTTTAACACAAAACTGCTGCGAACAGGCGACCCCCAAAAACCCGATGTCAAAGGGCGACCGATCGGTAACGGTCGTCCTTGTCCGTCCACTATTTGCATTCGGCTAGATGTATTTAGCGCACAGGGTCGAGAACTCTTGTTCGTAATATAAAAGTTACCTCCCAGCGACTGTGAATCTCTACTCCATCCTTGCGCTACACCCCTGAGTGCAGAAGCTTGACATGGTGCGATCGCTTTAGTATTTGCTGAGACTAAGGTGGGTGAGAACAAATTTTGTTTCAGACCGAAAATAGATACTAAGTCAGTAGAGACTGCGTTTGCAGCCAGGGGATTTAGCAAATTTAAAGCCACGGCAGTTAGTGCCAGCCAGATTTTTTTGGGATCGTTGGGTGAAGCCTGCATAACAATTATACAAAGTACCTATTTACCCATTCAAATCTAAAAAAATTTAAATTGCCACTACCGCTCAGTCAGGAGTGATCTCATATCCGGTAGCATCGTTTACATAAAAAATGAGTTATTATCTAATTTCTTATCTGCGTACCCTACGGGAAGGCTATCGCCTACATCTGCGTTTATCTGTCTACATCTGCGGTAAAAATTTAACCCCTAATTCCCACAAATAATCTTTCGCATCATTCTTACACTACCGATGCAACCCGATACAAACAGTCCAACTATCCTTCGAGATGATGACAGTCCCTAACTAAGACCACCCCACTTCGTCACCTGGCAAATCTTTACCGATCGACAAATAGCGATCGCTTCAAGCTGGGAGTAATTTCCACCTAAAATTTGGGAATAATAAAAGTAGCCTCGCTAACTCCTTCTCAATCAATCGGCACAGACACAATGAAACTGAGAATCCTAACTGCTACGGCTATTTTGGCACCTGTATGCTTAGCAACTGCACCAGCTAGCGCCGTCAATCCCGAACACCTCCAACAGTTACTGAACACCAATATTTGTCAAAAATGTGACTTGAGTGGCGCTGACTTAAAAGGTGCGAATCTCAATGGTGCTGATTTGAGGGGTGCAAATCTCAATGGTGCCGATTTGAGTGGTGCCAAACTGAATGCTGCCAATTTGTCTAATGCAGACCTGACAAATGCCAAGTTGACTGGTGTCGATCTCAAAGATGCCAATTTGACTGATGTAGTTGGACTTTCCTCTGGCAATCTTGCCACTCCAACTCAAGGAACGCAACAGGTAACAGCGCCTCTGCAACCAGGAAACGGACATTTCACCCCACCAGATCGCATCCCCACTCAAACCGGAGGTGCGGGCGCAAGGTAGATGAGAATAGGAAATGTGGGAATAACCAAAATAACCACGCTTTCTCTGAAATGAACTACTAAGGATGGTACAGAAAAATGAAACTGAAAATCCTAACTGCTAGCTCTTCGCGGCAGGTGACAGCACCTTTGCAAGGTGGAAACGGACATTTCACCACTCCCGATCGCATCCCCACTCAAACCGACGGGGCCGGTTCATCAGGATTCTAGCTTTCGGTATAGAAGAAAAAATGAGGATGTTTGTAGAGGAAAATCCTGATGTATCCCCGTCTTAAATACCTCACCCTTGCTACTCTAATTCCGATCTTCTCGTTAATATATTGCCTACAGCTAGTAGGAATTTCTTTGGCAAAATCCAGCCATTTAGTTCTGGCGCAAGGTACAGATGGGGTGAATTTGTCCCCACAAGACCGAAAGACACAAGCAGATCGGCTGTTACAGATCGGAATTCAACAATTTTACAGCAGTCAGTTTCGCGAAGCTCTCCAAACTTTTGAACAAGTTAGGACAATATATATAGAAATAAATGACAAAACAGGTATTGCGTCAGCGCTCAATAATATAGGGGAAGTTTACAACGAGCTCGGTCAACCTGACAAGGCGATGGAAGTGTTGCAACAAGCTTTGAGTATCCGCACACAATTAAGCGACAAAGCAGGTGTTGGCGAAACACTCAATAACCTGGGAATACTTTACAGAGATACCAGTCAATATGGCAAAGCTTTGGAAATGTTGCAGCAAGCTTTGGCTATCCGTAGAGAAGTGGGCGATCGCATCGGTGAAGGACGCACCCTCTTCAACATGGGAGTTGTTCATCGCAGATTAAGTCGATATCCTCAAGCTTTAGAATTCTATCAGCAAGCATTAGAAATTGCCAAAGCAACGGGAGATCGCATTAACGAAGGGCGATTGCTCAATGGGATGGGATATGTTTACAATAATTTAGGCCAATATACCCAAGCGCTAGAGTTTTATCAGCTAGCTTTAGCCATTCGTAAGAGTATAGGCGATCGCTCTGGTGAAGCTGCTACCTTGGGAAATATAGGGATAGTTTACGATTATCTAGGCCAATATCACAAAGCGATCGAGTTCTATCAGCAAGCACTCTCGCTCTCTAAAACAATTGGCAAAATTGTAAGTGCAGGGAATATCCTCAGTAACATAGGCGGAGTTTACTACAGTTTGGGTCAGTATCCCCAAGCGCTAGATTCCTACCAGCAAGCCTTAGCAATTATCCAAAAAACTGGCGACAAGTTTGTTGAGGCAGCTACGCTGAACAACATCGGATTAACTTACAATCGTCTGGGTAAGTATTCTCAGGCATTGGCGTTTTATCAACAAGCATTAGCGATTCGTAAAAGTATAGGCGATCGCGCAGGTGAATCAAACACTCTCGGTAATATGGGGGTAGTTTATGATACGCAAGGTCAGTATGCCAAGGCGCTGGAGTTGTTTGAACAAGCTTTAGCAATTCGTAAAAGTATAGGCGATCGCGCCGGCGAAGGAGGCACCCTTAATAGCATTGGTTCTATTTACAAAAGTCTAGGTCAGTATCCGCAAGCATTAGATACTTATCAGCAAGCATTAGCTATTCAAAAAGAAGTAGGCGATCGACCGGGCGAAAGGATTACTCTCAGCAACATCGCCAAACTTCTAGAAACGCAAAATAAACCAGAACTAGCTATTAGTTTCTACAAACAATCCGTCAACGTCACAGAAGCTATTCGTAAAGATTTAGAGAAACTTTCGCGAGAGCAACAACAATCATATACCACAACTGTTGCCGATACTTATCGCTCCTTAGCTGACCTATTATTAAAGCAAAATCGCGTGCTGGAAGCACAACAAGCCTTGGACTTGCTCAAACTCCAAGAACTAGACAATTACCTTCACAATGTACGCGGAAACGAGCAAACATCTCAAGGCGTTGATTTGCTACCCCAGGAACAGAAAGTCCAAGAAAATTATGCAGCCATTCAAAACAAAGCAATTGAATTGGGAAAAGAACTCGCCCAACTGCAAAAGATTCCCGAAGCAAACCGCACCCCAGCGCAACAGCAACGCATTGTCGAACTCGTACAAATTCAGCAGCAAATTAGAGCGGAATTTAATAATTTTATCAACAATCCAGCCGTGGTAGCGCTGACACAACAACTCAGCCAAAGTACTGGCGGTGAAAGTATCAATCTGCGAAGCCTCAACAAATTGCAAGCTCAACTAAAGCAACTGCAACGAAAGGCTGTCCTGTTATATCCGCTCATTCTAGAAGACCGCTTGGAATTGGTCGTAGTAACGAGTTACTCGCCCCCAATTAAACGCACAGTTAATGCCAAACGTCAAGATATAAATAAGTTAATTTTAGAATTGCGA from Aerosakkonema funiforme FACHB-1375 harbors:
- a CDS encoding DUF4232 domain-containing protein; translated protein: MQASPNDPKKIWLALTAVALNLLNPLAANAVSTDLVSIFGLKQNLFSPTLVSANTKAIAPCQASALRGVAQGWSRDSQSLGGNFYITNKSSRPCALNTSSRMQIVDGQGRPLPIGRPLTSGFWGSPVRSSFVLKPNDSLFALVVWGNWCRSAPKWDISIRITLPANGGQITMPIRDNRGIPLRITPPCSERNQPSYSMLQYVDTGSSRSDRSL
- a CDS encoding CBASS cGAMP-activated phospholipase; protein product: MPFRILSLDGGGIRGVIPTVILEEVEKLIDRPLNQYFDLIAGTSTGSILAAAIATGRRSREILELYRQKGKIIFPYTSRWSPQRLKLLLEYGFSAPKFSDRGLINALKEQFGNTKLSDIDTSPRLLITAYDTIDRQTIVFKSWQKYKPWIDAPLWELCVSSSAAPTYFPAHLLKTQDKDYSLIDGGVGANNPTACAVAEALRLDNPVREISVLSIGTGNSTNSIPFAQVRAWGIGNWIWGGRLIEVLFDASADINDYITRQVMSPPELGGRASTRYLRLQPTIKKDMIDDATEQNISRLIELTQNYMQPNREVLKNFLQQNFS
- the folB gene encoding dihydroneopterin aldolase, whose amino-acid sequence is MDCIHVTGISCYGYTGYLQEEQVLGQWFEVDLTLWLDLSKAAKSDAIEDTHDYRSTIETVKHLVKSSKFALIEKLAETIASTILETEKVTQVRVKVTKPSAPIPDFGGKIAIDITRGKPQ
- a CDS encoding metal-binding protein, producing MPSGGTHDRITLWSLPVVAGFTFGQTQSGNLTLLVSGGFLFGGLMFGPDLDIYSRQFQRWGWLRWIWIPYQRSLRHRSFLSHGPIIGTALRSVYLICGIVALGSVLCLVAEWLGVAIASWQELAKLVLASLVQHYNEWIALYIGLELGAMSHSLSDWSGSAYKRFKSGGLKAIMPKRKKGRRKSSPVRVKKRTAKTQRTQRKDG
- a CDS encoding pentapeptide repeat-containing protein; protein product: MKLRILTATAILAPVCLATAPASAVNPEHLQQLLNTNICQKCDLSGADLKGANLNGADLRGANLNGADLSGAKLNAANLSNADLTNAKLTGVDLKDANLTDVVGLSSGNLATPTQGTQQVTAPLQPGNGHFTPPDRIPTQTGGAGAR
- the mazG gene encoding nucleoside triphosphate pyrophosphohydrolase encodes the protein MAEDSSLAALQRLIDVVAKLRSPDGGCPWDLAQTPQSLIPYVIEEAYEVVDAIRGGDKDAIAEELGDLLLQVVLQAQIASDCGQFSLTEVAEGITEKLIRRHPHVFGDVQVESAEEVRQNWEEIKAAEKGEATDAPQLLSSKLSRYGRTLPPLMAGMKISQKAAAAGFEWPNIEGVWDKFKEELAELKHAVGHEEKRRQEEELGDLLFVIINLARWYDLDPSAALQGTNERFIQRIIKMEIAADRPLSDYTLDELEQLWQQAKAKLAKNTK
- a CDS encoding CHAT domain-containing protein — encoded protein: MYPRLKYLTLATLIPIFSLIYCLQLVGISLAKSSHLVLAQGTDGVNLSPQDRKTQADRLLQIGIQQFYSSQFREALQTFEQVRTIYIEINDKTGIASALNNIGEVYNELGQPDKAMEVLQQALSIRTQLSDKAGVGETLNNLGILYRDTSQYGKALEMLQQALAIRREVGDRIGEGRTLFNMGVVHRRLSRYPQALEFYQQALEIAKATGDRINEGRLLNGMGYVYNNLGQYTQALEFYQLALAIRKSIGDRSGEAATLGNIGIVYDYLGQYHKAIEFYQQALSLSKTIGKIVSAGNILSNIGGVYYSLGQYPQALDSYQQALAIIQKTGDKFVEAATLNNIGLTYNRLGKYSQALAFYQQALAIRKSIGDRAGESNTLGNMGVVYDTQGQYAKALELFEQALAIRKSIGDRAGEGGTLNSIGSIYKSLGQYPQALDTYQQALAIQKEVGDRPGERITLSNIAKLLETQNKPELAISFYKQSVNVTEAIRKDLEKLSREQQQSYTTTVADTYRSLADLLLKQNRVLEAQQALDLLKLQELDNYLHNVRGNEQTSQGVDLLPQEQKVQENYAAIQNKAIELGKELAQLQKIPEANRTPAQQQRIVELVQIQQQIRAEFNNFINNPAVVALTQQLSQSTGGESINLRSLNKLQAQLKQLQRKAVLLYPLILEDRLELVVVTSYSPPIKRTVNAKRQDINKLILELRTALTQPNSDAKTPAGKLYDLLIKPIEKDLRQAEAEAIIYAPDGQLRYLPIAALYDRKQWLVQRFAINNITAASLTEFNSKPPSPPRILAAAFTQGTYNVTVGNRQLTFAGLPFAGKEVENLAASIPSTTKLLDNAFNPQTTIPRLNDYNIIHLATHAAFVTGQPEDSFILFGDGSRVTLRDVESWSLPNVELVVLSACETGVGGQLGNGEEILGFGYQMQLTGARAAIASLWSVSDGGTQALMDAFYTAIQKGNITKAEALQQAQIALITGDFTALGEQRGIAVQARARSSLPPQVSDRLSHPFYWSPFILIGNGL
- a CDS encoding ABC transporter ATP-binding protein; this encodes MYAICLEQVSLWRRTQEEFSYDLKKTILSFLEGKYRQPAKNLVLDRVDLFVEAGEKLGIIGGNGAGKSTLLKLVCGILQPTSGSVRIWGKIAPLIELEAGFDPEISVLDNIVFYGVMLGFSRREMRERVKPILEFAELEDYAYVPVKALSSGMVSRLGFAIATDVHPDILILDEVLAVGDQRFKNKCKQRLQKFWDANATVLLVSHELDLIEQTCDRVLWLDKGQVKCIGETKEVVGYYRDMVKHTSSFS
- a CDS encoding ABC transporter permease, with the translated sequence MGVSKTFKFLDSSSANDLIRYLELLQVLVTRNLKVRYRGSILGVYWSLLNPVMMTGGYTAIFGMAFASYYHNSLFKYMLDVFVGLVAINFFSASTTQALPSLVSNGALLNKIRLPINVFPMSMIAANVFQFSSACLPILAIATLITSKSLLNVVALLLPLLSLACLCTGIGFIVSALFVFFRDLPYFYELVVSILWFGSPVFYPAAIVPATIRPFLVFNPIALIIESIRQIALSGHSPNFALIGSSLLSSLVVLAVGWKLFDSWQHQFMDLL
- a CDS encoding glutamate-5-semialdehyde dehydrogenase — encoded protein: MTTSQIASSSLTSIAQQTRQAARRLAVLSAEVKNEAIEAVAQALESATPEILAANAADCEAAVAANIAKPLIARLKLDETKLKAAIAGVRDVGRLPDPIGVVDIHRELDEKLILKRISCPLGVLGVIFEARPDAVMQITSLAIKSGNGVILKGGQEAVRTCQALVRAIHLELGYTEVSPAAVQLLTTREETLAMLKLDEYIDLIIPRGSNSFVRFVQENTRIPVLGHAEGICHIYIDEAADIVKAVNITVDAKTQYAAACNAIETLLVHKSVARDFLPLVAAALQTRHVELRGDEATRKILKISPATEADWATEYTDLILSIKIVDSLEDAIAHIHKYGSKHTEAIVTENSSTAATFLAQVDAAGVYHNCSTRFADGFRYGFGAEVGISTQKMPPRGPVGLEGLVTYKYQVVGDGHVVATYAGKDAKPFTHRDL